In the Phaeobacter inhibens DSM 16374 genome, one interval contains:
- a CDS encoding RrF2 family transcriptional regulator, whose amino-acid sequence MKLNLKTDYALRLLILLATRPDQQFEIETLSRMHQLPASSVMKIISELVRHGYVHSIRGRSGGVQIGREPSEIRVGDIVHAMNEPMEIVDCSSCLLVGNCRLKGVLCEAAQAFTEVLMAYRLSDLIEAPAPVLTPLLDRDNGADPTSQT is encoded by the coding sequence ATGAAGCTCAATCTGAAAACAGACTATGCCCTCAGGCTCCTTATTTTATTGGCTACACGGCCCGATCAGCAGTTTGAAATTGAGACATTGAGCCGCATGCACCAGCTGCCTGCCAGCTCGGTCATGAAGATCATCAGCGAGCTGGTCCGTCACGGCTATGTCCATAGCATTCGCGGCCGCTCCGGCGGGGTACAGATCGGTCGGGAGCCGTCAGAGATTCGCGTCGGAGACATTGTCCATGCGATGAATGAACCGATGGAAATCGTCGACTGCAGCAGCTGCCTTCTGGTCGGAAACTGCCGTCTGAAAGGCGTCCTGTGCGAGGCAGCGCAGGCGTTTACAGAGGTGCTGATGGCATATCGTCTCAGTGACCTGATTGAGGCCCCTGCCCCGGTACTGACACCGCTATTGGACCGCGATAACGGCGCCGATCCGACGTCTCAGACGTGA
- the hmpA gene encoding NO-inducible flavohemoprotein has product MAQPLSEQSKAIVTATVPALEAHGGAIVAEMYTRLLADEDIKALFNQSHQQGDSSQHAALANAILGYARNIDNLGALRSVVERIVNKHVSLQIKPEHYTHVATALLGAIEAVLGQAASREVLDAWGEAYWFLANLLIEAERKMYDDIANAEGGWKGWRDFVIVGIIGESASVKSFVLRPVDGGPVLRHQPGQYLAFDFDHPDTGKARRNYSISCAPNGEYYRISVKREPGGVISGWLHEVATEGTVLRVAAPAGDFVLKDRPEGEVVLLSAGVGLTPMVAMLETLAANDRSATYLHAAVDGDNLAMEGLSKSLAKRSVIFLETPSDADRAAARYDVEGRITPDWLAANTNTALSDYYICGPKGFMAMAIAGLRAANVDMDRIHFEFFGPAEDLGVA; this is encoded by the coding sequence ATGGCACAGCCCCTGTCAGAGCAGAGCAAGGCGATTGTGACCGCAACCGTTCCCGCGCTGGAGGCCCACGGCGGCGCCATCGTGGCGGAGATGTATACCCGCCTGTTGGCGGATGAGGATATCAAGGCGCTGTTTAACCAGTCGCACCAGCAGGGCGACTCCAGCCAGCACGCGGCGCTGGCCAATGCGATCCTCGGCTATGCCCGCAATATCGATAATCTGGGCGCGCTGCGGAGCGTGGTGGAGCGGATCGTCAACAAACATGTCAGTCTGCAGATCAAGCCTGAACACTACACCCATGTGGCCACCGCACTGCTGGGCGCAATCGAGGCGGTGCTGGGGCAGGCCGCAAGCCGCGAGGTGCTGGATGCATGGGGCGAGGCCTATTGGTTCCTGGCAAACCTGCTGATCGAGGCAGAGCGCAAGATGTATGACGACATCGCAAATGCCGAAGGCGGTTGGAAGGGCTGGCGTGATTTTGTCATCGTCGGCATCATAGGCGAAAGCGCCTCGGTCAAATCCTTCGTGTTGCGCCCAGTGGATGGCGGGCCGGTTCTGCGGCATCAGCCGGGACAGTATCTGGCCTTTGATTTCGACCACCCGGACACCGGCAAGGCGCGGCGCAACTACTCGATCTCCTGTGCGCCCAATGGCGAATACTACCGGATCTCCGTTAAGCGAGAGCCAGGCGGTGTGATCAGTGGCTGGCTGCATGAGGTGGCGACCGAGGGCACTGTGCTACGGGTTGCCGCCCCGGCGGGGGATTTTGTGCTGAAGGACCGGCCAGAGGGCGAAGTGGTGCTGCTGTCTGCCGGGGTCGGGCTGACGCCGATGGTTGCCATGCTGGAAACACTGGCGGCCAATGATCGCAGCGCCACCTACCTTCATGCGGCGGTTGATGGTGACAATCTGGCTATGGAGGGTCTCAGCAAATCCTTGGCCAAGCGGAGTGTGATCTTCCTGGAAACCCCGAGCGACGCGGACCGTGCGGCGGCACGCTATGATGTCGAGGGGCGGATTACCCCGGACTGGCTGGCCGCGAACACCAATACGGCGCTGTCCGATTACTACATCTGCGGTCCCAAAGGGTTCATGGCGATGGCCATCGCAGGTCTGCGGGCGGCGAATGTCGATATGGATCGGATCCATTTCGAGTTCTTCGGCCCGGCCGAGGATCTGGGCGTCGCCTGA
- a CDS encoding MFS transporter — protein MAAPLLLRNRNYRLLFTAGALTNLGDGFILLALPWLATLMTRDPVAIAAVAAAGRLPWLFFALPAGVIADMTDRRKLIARADLLRAVIVLAILMLALSEPVPGAIWALAGLAFVLGAAEVIRDNAAQTILPDIVATTDLEAANGQMWTAEQLTGQFIGPPLAGLLIAAGIAIPFGLDVVALVLAAGFVWLISLSPRAPVQQGFRKALMQGIRFMRSDTLLLRLAIVLGIANFLATATITVQVLFAQEVLGLSATEYGFVLSVAALGAVTGSLIAPRLSRLIGVQPCLYLSIAGWAVGYALIGISSSGVVMALAMFGVMTAAMVWNVITVSWRQRRIPSELLGRVNSIYRCFGWGSMPLGALAGGTVVALMETDLGRDLALRMPFLIAAGCCLLLLIYATLRLRLD, from the coding sequence ATGGCCGCCCCTCTTCTGCTCAGAAATCGCAATTATCGCCTGTTGTTCACCGCCGGGGCGCTGACCAATCTGGGGGATGGTTTCATCCTGTTGGCGCTGCCCTGGCTGGCCACGCTGATGACCCGCGATCCGGTGGCCATTGCCGCTGTGGCCGCTGCCGGGCGGCTGCCGTGGTTGTTCTTTGCGCTGCCGGCCGGGGTAATCGCGGATATGACAGACCGGCGCAAGCTGATCGCCCGCGCCGATCTGTTGCGCGCGGTGATCGTTCTGGCGATCCTGATGCTAGCGCTCAGCGAACCGGTGCCGGGGGCAATCTGGGCGCTGGCCGGGCTGGCCTTTGTGCTGGGGGCGGCGGAGGTGATCCGCGACAATGCCGCCCAGACCATCCTCCCCGATATCGTCGCCACCACCGATCTTGAGGCGGCGAATGGCCAGATGTGGACGGCCGAGCAGCTGACCGGCCAGTTCATCGGCCCGCCTCTGGCAGGCCTGCTGATTGCGGCCGGCATTGCCATTCCCTTTGGGCTTGATGTGGTGGCGCTGGTTCTGGCCGCGGGCTTTGTCTGGCTGATCAGCCTGTCGCCCCGCGCCCCGGTACAGCAAGGGTTTCGCAAGGCGCTGATGCAGGGCATCCGCTTCATGCGCAGCGATACCCTGCTGTTGCGTCTGGCGATCGTGCTCGGCATCGCCAACTTCCTCGCCACTGCAACCATCACCGTTCAGGTGCTCTTCGCGCAGGAGGTCCTCGGCCTCAGCGCGACCGAATACGGGTTTGTCCTGTCGGTTGCCGCTCTGGGGGCCGTAACCGGCAGCCTGATTGCACCGCGCCTCAGTCGTCTGATCGGGGTGCAGCCCTGTCTTTATCTGTCGATTGCAGGCTGGGCGGTCGGCTATGCGCTGATCGGGATCAGCAGCAGCGGTGTTGTCATGGCGCTGGCGATGTTTGGCGTGATGACGGCGGCCATGGTCTGGAATGTGATCACTGTGTCCTGGCGGCAGCGCCGCATCCCCTCCGAGCTCCTGGGCCGGGTCAACAGTATCTACCGCTGCTTTGGCTGGGGATCGATGCCTCTGGGCGCGTTGGCCGGTGGCACAGTGGTGGCCTTGATGGAAACCGATCTGGGCCGCGATCTTGCCCTGCGGATGCCATTCCTGATCGCCGCAGGCTGCTGCCTGCTGTTGCTGATCTACGCCACCCTCCGGCTGCGACTGGACTGA
- a CDS encoding LytTR family DNA-binding domain-containing protein: MRVHAQDHYVEIVTTAGWDLVMLKFSDCVEKLKPLEGVQCHRSRWVRLKHCRWISSCGSAYVCEMSNGDAVPVSRRRYALVREWLNRASRPT; this comes from the coding sequence ATCCGCGTTCACGCGCAGGATCACTACGTGGAAATCGTGACAACCGCCGGGTGGGATCTGGTGATGCTGAAATTTTCTGATTGCGTTGAAAAACTCAAACCGCTGGAGGGGGTCCAATGCCATCGTTCCCGCTGGGTACGTCTCAAACACTGCCGTTGGATTTCGTCCTGCGGCAGTGCTTATGTCTGTGAGATGAGCAACGGCGACGCGGTACCCGTCAGCCGTCGGAGATATGCGCTGGTGCGTGAGTGGCTCAACCGCGCAAGCCGCCCCACCTGA
- a CDS encoding aldehyde dehydrogenase family protein translates to MTYSPSDLTHSYIDGRWTPVTGTQCSPVINPATETPVAMLHHAGPADVEAAVAAAKRAHLAEALGSKDNRVVLLERIRAGFDSRRKDLAQAISLEMGAPIDLSRNAQAETFLIQLDATLDALRGFDFAETLPNGDHLIRQPTGVAGLITPWNWPIHQISLKVFAALAAGCPVVLKPSEHTPLNARIFAEILDAAGLPPGAFNLINGDGASVGAQLTDHPDVAVMSFTGSTRAGLEIGASAVRRGARCALEMGGKSPCLVFEDADLDQAMEKILAKTFPNSGQNCNAPTRILIEASAYPAAKEAAQRAAALWALGDPAQSGDHLGPVANGRQFDHIQTLLHGAMAAGATVLCGGAGRPDGMETGYFVKPTILADVARKAEVVRQEIFGPVIVLQPFEDLDDAIAMANDSEFGLAGYVYSNDPAIQSAVIRQLDCGMVFVNGADLAPGSPFGGTKKSGIGREGGTYGIEEFLELKLVAHPA, encoded by the coding sequence ATGACATATTCCCCCTCCGATCTGACCCACAGCTATATAGATGGCCGCTGGACACCAGTAACCGGCACCCAGTGCAGCCCCGTCATCAACCCTGCCACCGAGACGCCAGTGGCCATGCTGCATCACGCCGGTCCTGCGGATGTGGAGGCCGCTGTGGCGGCGGCCAAACGCGCCCATCTGGCGGAAGCACTTGGCAGCAAAGACAACCGAGTCGTCCTGTTGGAGCGGATCAGAGCCGGTTTTGACAGCCGCCGGAAAGACCTCGCGCAGGCGATTTCGCTGGAGATGGGGGCGCCGATTGATCTGTCCCGCAACGCGCAGGCCGAAACCTTCCTGATCCAGCTGGATGCCACCCTTGATGCCCTGCGCGGGTTTGACTTTGCCGAAACACTGCCAAACGGCGATCACCTGATCCGACAGCCCACCGGCGTCGCCGGGCTGATCACCCCCTGGAACTGGCCGATCCACCAGATCAGCCTCAAGGTCTTTGCAGCCCTCGCGGCCGGCTGTCCTGTCGTCCTGAAACCCAGCGAGCATACGCCGCTCAACGCCCGGATCTTTGCCGAAATTCTGGACGCCGCTGGCCTGCCGCCCGGTGCCTTCAACCTGATCAACGGCGATGGGGCCTCGGTCGGGGCGCAGCTCACCGATCATCCCGATGTGGCGGTGATGTCCTTCACCGGTTCGACCCGCGCGGGGCTGGAGATCGGCGCCAGCGCGGTCCGCCGTGGTGCCCGCTGCGCGCTGGAGATGGGCGGTAAATCCCCCTGTCTGGTGTTCGAGGATGCCGATCTGGATCAGGCCATGGAGAAAATCCTTGCCAAGACCTTTCCCAACTCCGGGCAGAACTGCAATGCACCAACCCGCATCCTGATTGAAGCCAGCGCCTACCCCGCCGCCAAAGAGGCCGCGCAGCGTGCCGCCGCACTCTGGGCTCTGGGGGATCCCGCCCAGTCCGGCGATCACCTCGGGCCGGTGGCCAATGGCCGACAGTTCGACCACATCCAGACCCTGTTGCACGGGGCGATGGCTGCCGGGGCCACGGTGCTTTGCGGTGGCGCGGGGCGCCCCGACGGCATGGAAACCGGCTATTTCGTCAAACCGACGATCCTGGCGGATGTCGCGCGCAAAGCCGAGGTTGTGCGGCAGGAGATCTTTGGCCCGGTGATCGTGCTGCAACCCTTCGAAGATCTCGACGACGCCATCGCGATGGCCAATGACAGTGAGTTCGGGCTGGCCGGCTACGTCTATTCCAATGACCCCGCCATCCAGTCCGCAGTGATCCGGCAGCTGGACTGCGGCATGGTCTTCGTCAACGGCGCCGACCTCGCCCCCGGCAGCCCCTTCGGCGGCACCAAGAAATCCGGCATCGGCCGCGAAGGCGGCACCTATGGCATCGAGGAATTTCTGGAACTGAAACTGGTCGCCCACCCCGCATGA